A genomic region of Pararge aegeria chromosome 11, ilParAegt1.1, whole genome shotgun sequence contains the following coding sequences:
- the LOC120627338 gene encoding ubiquitin-conjugating enzyme E2-17 kDa, which yields MALKRINRELQDLGRDPPAQCSAGPHGEDLFHWQATIMGPVDSPYQGGVFFLTIHFPTDYPFKPPKVAFTTRIYHPNINSNGSICLDILRAQWSPALTISKVLLSICSLLCDPNPDDPLVPEIARIYKTDREKYNELAREWTRKYAM from the exons atgGCGTTAAAACGAATTAATAGG GAATTACAAGACCTGGGTAGAGATCCCCCAGCACAATGTTCTGCAGGTCCACACGGAGAAGATC TTTTTCACTGGCAAGCCACAATTATGGGTCCA GTGGACAGTCCCTATCAAGGTGGTGTCTTTTTCCTGACTATACATTTCCCTACAGACTATCCATTCAAACCACCAAAAGTTGCATTCACAACGCGTATCTACCATCCCAATATAAACAGTAATGGTTCTATTTGTCTTGATATTTTGCGCGCACAGTGGTCTCCAGCACTAACCATATCCAAAG tgttgcTCTCAATCTGCTCACTTCTATGCGATCCAAACCCTGATGATCCCTTGGTGCCAGAAATTGCTAGGATCTATAAAACTGACAGAGAAAAGTACAATGAATTAGCCCGTGAGTGGACAAGGAAGTATGCCATGTGA